A genomic segment from bacterium encodes:
- a CDS encoding GntR family transcriptional regulator gives MRTRERSHSSLAERLKSTRLRPISLAEELSRVLKEAILEGSLSAGQQLVEAELKEKFGISRSPIREALRELEKKGLVEIVPRKGAFVRSISSKDIEENFPVRAVLEGLAAKEALSRLTEHEMLEMEQCLQRMRGAVEARDAKSYWEHHRIFHETFIKACGNQLLVGLLKDLRTHALWYRFSYQYYQEDLARSLSIHEKILGIFCSKDLRREKELEEMVRIHIEEAMERFLSYLGEQNARKSLLRDDLSQGGQEPPKQKGRLE, from the coding sequence ATGAGGACAAGGGAAAGATCCCATAGCAGCCTGGCAGAGAGACTGAAAAGCACCAGGCTTAGGCCCATTTCATTGGCAGAAGAACTCTCCCGTGTGCTCAAAGAGGCCATCTTGGAAGGATCCCTGAGCGCAGGACAGCAATTGGTGGAAGCAGAGCTGAAAGAGAAATTCGGCATAAGCCGTTCTCCCATAAGGGAAGCCCTGAGAGAACTGGAGAAAAAAGGCCTTGTGGAGATAGTCCCCAGAAAGGGGGCCTTTGTCAGATCCATTAGCAGCAAAGACATTGAAGAGAATTTCCCTGTGCGGGCAGTGTTGGAGGGGTTGGCCGCCAAGGAAGCTCTGAGCAGGCTGACAGAACATGAGATGCTTGAGATGGAACAATGCCTTCAAAGGATGAGGGGGGCTGTGGAGGCCAGAGACGCTAAGTCTTACTGGGAACATCACAGGATTTTCCATGAGACTTTCATAAAGGCCTGCGGAAATCAACTTCTGGTGGGGCTGCTAAAGGATCTTCGAACCCATGCCCTCTGGTACCGATTCTCCTACCAGTATTACCAGGAAGACCTGGCTCGTTCCCTTTCCATACATGAAAAAATACTCGGTATCTTTTGTTCCAAGGACTTAAGAAGGGAGAAAGAACTGGAGGAAATGGTAAGAATTCACATAGAGGAAGCCATGGAAAGATTCTTGAGTTATCTGGGTGAGCAGAATGCCAGAAAGAGCCTGCTTAGGGATGATCTGTCCCAAGGGGGGCAAGAGCCTCCGAAACAAAAGGGGAGGCTTGAATGA